The genomic stretch CCTGGTGTTTGCAGTGTGCATGGTGCCGGTCATGATGGCACTGATTCTGGGGGCTATTTATGGGCTGGGTGAAGTGTTCAACCTGTTTTCCGCCATCGGCCACCGCGAATCCTCCGCCGCGCGCAAATAATCCTTTCTCTGAGTTCCTGTTTTGACGAATCCGGCATTTGCCGGATTTTTTTG from Dickeya zeae NCPPB 2538 encodes the following:
- a CDS encoding AcrZ family multidrug efflux pump-associated protein, which encodes MLELLKSLVFAVCMVPVMMALILGAIYGLGEVFNLFSAIGHRESSAARK